A portion of the Candidatus Kapaibacterium sp. genome contains these proteins:
- a CDS encoding serine/threonine-protein phosphatase, translating to MSWFSSSPKILSQVIRIGSKKWTESSFEAVVRCTGHGIPGAMLTVIASTALDDAVLGKRLSDPVEILTYINEKVTEVLNQKLAENNIRDGMEVALLAIHQDKIKFSGAGRPLYLKNGTLEIIKTDKRGIAGSTKNDEYQFNSVEIEKSENITLYLTTDGFADQMNEDGKKFSTRRFLALLESIADKPLSEQYKILNNELAAHQGEKHQIDDITIIGVRI from the coding sequence ATGTCATGGTTTTCTTCAAGCCCAAAGATATTGTCTCAGGTGATTCGTATTGGTTCAAAGAAGTGGACGGAGTCAAGTTTTGAGGCGGTCGTAAGGTGCACGGGGCACGGCATTCCGGGAGCGATGCTAACTGTAATTGCCTCTACAGCCTTGGATGATGCCGTTCTTGGCAAGAGATTAAGCGACCCGGTAGAAATACTTACATATATAAATGAAAAAGTAACAGAAGTATTAAATCAAAAATTAGCTGAAAACAATATTCGCGACGGAATGGAAGTCGCACTACTCGCCATTCATCAAGATAAGATTAAGTTTTCAGGTGCCGGTCGACCTTTGTATCTCAAGAATGGCACATTGGAAATCATCAAAACCGACAAACGGGGCATAGCCGGAAGCACAAAGAATGATGAATATCAATTCAATTCTGTTGAAATCGAAAAATCAGAAAATATTACACTTTACCTAACTACGGACGGATTTGCCGACCAAATGAACGAAGACGGCAAAAAATTCAGCACCCGCCGCTTTTTGGCATTACTCGAATCAATTGCCGATAAGCCACTATCGGAACAATATAAAATATTAAACAATGAACTCGCAGCTCATCAAGGCGAAAAACACCAAATTGACGACATAACAATAATAGGGGTAAGGATATGA
- a CDS encoding tetratricopeptide repeat protein, with translation MRNLIIFFVMFFVAVNISFAQLQGQAKIDSLKAELPKSKQDTNHVNLLADLSFLYNSINPDEGIKYGEQGLKLAEKIGWKEGIERCYSSLGDSFMDKSDYTIALGYYHKALKINEELGNEQNVAGFLNNIGLAYYYQSDYLKSLESFHKALKMFEELENKSGVSLIHGNIGMIYYSQSDYPKAIEYYHKALKIHEETENKRGIAGTLHNMGMIYSDQSDGYRALEYYLKALKINEEIDNKNWIAYNLEAIGVVYNSQSDYPKAIEYYHKALEINEELGNKYGIQSNHLNIGNIFMTQSDYPKALEFFHKAIEINEEIGRISGIALGLGQIGGLYLKISKDSNMVNSENNLQLMLNKEINLNKAIEYSQQAINLYQEIGELYYQLFILNNLSEAYELKGDYKKAFEAFKEFKTLQDSVFSMDKQKEIANLDAKRENELKDAEIIILNTEKKAQQFQSYLLGGGVIVLLGAFGIAFLRFREKKKLSDKLTIQNNEIENQKLLVEEKSEEIYASIRYASTIQNAILPWDATLGKAFSDVMVFFKPKDIVSGDSYWFKEVDGVKFLAVVDCTGHGIPGAMLTVIASTALDDAVLGKRLSDPAEILTYINEKVTDVLNQRLSENQTRDGMEVALLAIHQDKIKFSGAGRPLYLKNGTLEIIKTDKRGIAGSTKNDEYQFNSVEIEKSENITLYLTTDGFADQMNEDGKKFSTRRFLALLESIAENPLKEQYKRLNNELAAHQGEKHQIDDITIIGVRL, from the coding sequence ATGAGAAATTTGATTATATTTTTCGTAATGTTTTTTGTAGCAGTAAACATAAGCTTTGCACAACTTCAGGGACAAGCGAAAATAGATTCGCTGAAAGCGGAGTTGCCAAAATCAAAGCAGGACACTAACCATGTCAACTTGCTCGCGGATTTATCTTTTTTATACAATTCAATTAACCCTGATGAAGGAATTAAATATGGCGAGCAAGGACTAAAACTTGCTGAAAAGATTGGTTGGAAAGAAGGTATAGAAAGGTGTTATAGCTCATTAGGTGATAGTTTTATGGATAAATCCGACTACACTATAGCTCTTGGATATTATCACAAAGCACTAAAAATTAATGAAGAATTGGGGAATGAACAAAATGTCGCAGGTTTCCTTAATAATATTGGACTTGCTTATTATTACCAATCCGATTATCTCAAATCTCTTGAATCTTTTCACAAAGCACTTAAAATGTTTGAAGAATTGGAGAATAAATCTGGAGTTTCACTAATTCATGGAAATATTGGAATGATTTATTATTCTCAATCCGACTATCCAAAAGCTATTGAGTATTATCACAAAGCACTTAAAATTCATGAAGAAACAGAAAATAAACGAGGAATTGCGGGCACTCTTCACAATATGGGAATGATTTATTCTGACCAATCTGACGGATATAGAGCATTAGAGTATTACCTCAAAGCACTTAAAATTAATGAAGAAATAGACAATAAAAATTGGATTGCATATAATCTTGAAGCTATTGGAGTTGTTTATAATTCACAATCTGACTACCCAAAAGCTATAGAGTATTATCATAAAGCACTTGAAATTAATGAAGAACTGGGTAATAAATATGGGATTCAAAGTAATCATTTAAATATTGGTAATATTTTTATGACGCAATCCGACTACCCAAAAGCACTTGAGTTTTTTCATAAAGCAATTGAAATTAACGAAGAAATAGGACGTATATCAGGAATTGCTTTAGGTTTGGGACAAATTGGAGGACTGTATTTAAAAATATCTAAAGATTCAAATATGGTGAACAGTGAAAACAATTTGCAATTAATGCTAAATAAAGAGATTAATTTGAATAAAGCTATTGAATATTCTCAACAAGCCATTAATCTATACCAAGAAATCGGTGAATTGTATTATCAATTATTTATTTTAAATAACCTCTCCGAAGCTTATGAACTAAAAGGTGATTACAAAAAAGCATTTGAGGCATTCAAAGAATTTAAAACCTTGCAAGATTCTGTATTCTCGATGGATAAGCAAAAGGAAATTGCAAATCTTGATGCAAAACGGGAAAATGAGCTTAAAGATGCTGAAATCATCATTTTAAATACAGAGAAAAAAGCACAACAATTTCAATCGTATTTGTTGGGAGGCGGAGTAATCGTTCTTCTGGGAGCTTTTGGAATTGCCTTCCTACGTTTTCGAGAAAAGAAAAAATTGAGTGATAAACTTACAATTCAAAATAATGAAATTGAAAATCAGAAATTATTAGTAGAGGAGAAAAGCGAAGAAATTTATGCATCGATTCGGTACGCTTCTACAATCCAAAATGCGATATTGCCTTGGGACGCTACATTAGGCAAGGCTTTTAGTGATGTCATGGTTTTCTTCAAGCCCAAAGATATTGTCTCAGGTGATTCGTATTGGTTCAAAGAAGTGGACGGAGTCAAGTTTTTGGCGGTCGTAGATTGCACGGGGCACGGCATTCCCGGAGCAATGCTGACTGTTATTGCCTCTACAGCCTTGGATGATGCGGTTCTTGGCAAAAGATTAAGCGACCCGGCTGAAATTCTTACATATATAAATGAAAAAGTTACAGACGTGCTCAATCAGCGTTTATCAGAAAATCAAACACGCGACGGAATGGAAGTCGCACTACTCGCCATTCATCAAGATAAGATTAAGTTTTCAGGTGCCGGTCGACCGCTCTACTTAAAAAATGGCACATTAGAAATTATCAAAACCGACAAACGGGGCATAGCCGGTAGCACAAAGAATGATGAATATCAATTCAATTCTGTTGAAATCGAAAAATCAGAAAATATTACACTCTACCTCACCACCGACGGTTTTGCCGACCAGATGAACGAAGACGGCAAAAAGTTCAGCACCCGCCGCTTTTTGGCATTACTGGAATCAATTGCCGAAAATCCTCTAAAAGAACAATATAAAAGATTAAATAACGAACTGGCAGCTCATCAAGGTGAAAAACACCAAATTGATGATATAACAATAATAGGGGTACGGTTATGA
- a CDS encoding tetratricopeptide repeat protein: MRILILILTLVFMINTAKSQLSGRSKIDSLLKELPKGKQDTNHVKLLADLSFEYYRIDPDTGIEYGEKGLELAKEIDWKEGEAYCYNSLGTNNVGKSDYPKALEIFHKSLKINEELGKKSNIANNLGNMGVIYSSQSDYPKALEYFHKALKINEELGRKPNIANNLGNIGNIYSEQSDYPKALEYLHKALKINEEMGNKSGIASNLANIGNIYSEQSDYPKALEYYHKALKINEELGNKSRIANNLINMGSLFTSMGELDKSLDYLKRGLKLNIEIQNHRQTAYTLNMLAGNYINQAKMYDSVRTIGESKDYLVDSKIENSYQSALQFAKEAEHLADSIGLAELQPKIFHNLYEAYKKLNEPAKALEYHEKYTIMNDSIFSMDKSKEIANLEAIRENELKDAEITILNTQKKAQQFQSYLLGGGAIVLLGAFGIAFLRFREKKKLSDKLAIQNNEIENQKLLVEEKSEEIYASIRYASTIQNAILPWDATLGKAFSDVMVFFKPKDIVSGDSYWFKEVDGVKFLAVVDCTGHGIPGAMLTVIASTALDDAVLGKRLSDPAEILTYINEKVTDVLNQRLSENQTRDGMEVALIAIHQDKIQFSGAGRPLYLKNGTLEIIKTDKRGIAGSTKNDEYQFNSIEIEKSENITLYLTTDGFADQMNEDGKKFSTRRFLALLESIAENPLKEQYKILNNELAAHQGDKHQIDDITIIGVRI; the protein is encoded by the coding sequence ATGAGAATATTAATATTAATTCTAACACTTGTATTTATGATAAATACAGCAAAATCTCAATTGAGTGGACGATCGAAAATTGATTCGCTTCTTAAGGAATTACCAAAAGGAAAGCAAGACACAAATCATGTGAAATTGCTCGCTGATTTATCTTTCGAATATTATCGAATTGACCCAGACACAGGAATTGAGTATGGGGAAAAGGGCTTAGAACTCGCAAAAGAAATAGACTGGAAAGAAGGCGAAGCATACTGCTATAATTCCCTTGGAACTAATAATGTTGGAAAATCTGATTACCCGAAAGCATTAGAAATTTTTCATAAATCTTTGAAAATTAATGAAGAATTGGGAAAGAAATCAAACATAGCTAATAATCTTGGAAATATGGGAGTTATTTACAGCTCTCAATCAGATTACCCAAAAGCATTAGAATATTTTCATAAAGCACTGAAAATTAATGAAGAATTGGGAAGGAAACCAAATATAGCTAATAATCTTGGTAATATTGGTAATATTTACTCCGAACAATCAGATTACCCGAAAGCATTAGAATATTTACATAAAGCTCTTAAAATTAATGAAGAGATGGGAAATAAATCCGGTATAGCTTCAAATCTTGCTAATATTGGTAATATTTACTCCGAACAATCAGATTACCCGAAAGCATTAGAATATTATCATAAAGCTCTGAAAATTAATGAAGAGTTGGGGAATAAATCACGAATTGCAAATAATTTAATAAATATGGGTTCATTATTCACATCAATGGGTGAACTTGATAAATCATTAGATTATTTAAAACGAGGATTAAAATTAAATATTGAAATTCAGAATCATAGGCAGACTGCTTATACTTTAAATATGCTTGCCGGTAATTATATAAATCAAGCAAAAATGTACGATTCTGTAAGAACAATAGGAGAATCGAAAGATTATTTAGTTGACAGTAAAATAGAAAACAGCTATCAGTCAGCATTGCAATTTGCGAAAGAAGCAGAACATCTTGCCGACAGTATTGGACTTGCTGAATTGCAACCTAAAATATTTCATAATTTATATGAGGCATATAAAAAATTAAATGAACCGGCAAAAGCTCTTGAATATCACGAAAAATATACTATTATGAATGATTCCATTTTCAGCATGGACAAATCCAAAGAAATTGCTAATCTCGAAGCGATTCGCGAAAATGAATTAAAAGATGCTGAAATAACAATTTTAAATACGCAGAAGAAGGCGCAACAGTTTCAATCATACTTGCTTGGCGGTGGAGCGATAGTTCTTTTAGGGGCTTTTGGTATTGCCTTCCTACGTTTTCGCGAAAAGAAAAAATTGAGCGACAAACTTGCAATTCAAAATAATGAAATTGAAAATCAGAAATTATTAGTAGAGGAAAAAAGTGAGGAAATCTACGCATCAATTAGGTATGCATCAACAATTCAGAATGCGATACTGCCGTGGGACGCTACATTAGGCAAGGCTTTTAGTGATGTCATGGTTTTCTTCAAGCCCAAAGATATTGTCTCAGGTGATTCGTATTGGTTCAAAGAAGTGGACGGAGTCAAGTTTTTGGCGGTCGTAGATTGCACGGGGCACGGCATTCCGGGAGCGATGCTAACTGTAATTGCATCTACAGCTCTGGATGATGCGGTTCTTGGCAAAAGATTAAGCGACCCGGCTGAAATTCTTACATATATTAATGAAAAAGTAACAGACGTGCTCAATCAACGTTTATCAGAAAATCAAACACGCGACGGAATGGAAGTAGCGCTAATTGCTATTCATCAAGATAAAATTCAGTTCTCCGGCGCCGGGCGACCTTTGTATCTCAAGAATGGCACATTGGAAATAATCAAAACCGACAAACGGGGCATAGCCGGTAGCACAAAGAATGATGAATATCAATTCAATTCTATTGAAATCGAAAAATCAGAAAATATTACACTTTACCTAACTACGGACGGATTTGCCGACCAGATGAACGAAGACGGCAAAAAATTCAGCACGCGCCGCTTTTTGGCATTACTGGAATCAATTGCCGAAAATCCTCTAAAAGAACAATATAAAATATTAAATAACGAACTCGCAGCTCATCAAGGTGACAAGCACCAAATTGATGATATAACAATAATAGGAGTGAGGATATGA
- a CDS encoding tetratricopeptide repeat protein, giving the protein MRKLIILSVMFCAVVNISLAQLRGQARIDSLIMVLPKMKEDTNAVNLLADLSFLYNSINPDEGIKYGELGLKLAEKLKWKFGKANCYNSIGLNYAELNDYHKALDFYHKALELNEEIDYLQQAAGNLNNIGIVYRYLSDYLKALEYYQKALKIYEVLGSKSGVASNLGNIGNIYSGQSDYPKALEFHYKALKINEELGRKTNIANNLGNIGTVYSIQANYPKALEYIYKALKINEELGRKTNISNNLSNIGKIYLRQSDFPKALDYYHKSLKIDEELGSKSRIASNLLRIGMTYFYQSDYPQALEYCHKALKINEELGVKINMARDFGNIGMIYASQLHYSKALDFYHNALKIHEELGDKVSIAFNLGNIGVLYYSLSQDTVLSKISEGTNLLSLNRELNLNKSIEYSLKSIDLLKEIGESDNQSKTLKRLSDAYTDKGDYKKAFEAYKDYKELRDSIFSIDKQKELANLESKRELEIKQKENLLLIKDNQLFNAELIQKNQKINLAEKEKELQHLAFLKEQAERQEKEQLLTLTETQIQLQSTQIESLDKEKEIQNAELKAKNLQRNFFIAGVIVFIILFLFAFIRFREKKKLSDELALQNAEIEKQKTIVESQKAIVEEQKFILQEKNDHIYSSVQYAATIQQAILPWDSIINAAFSDILIFYKPKDIVSGDSYWFKEVDGVKFLAVIDCTGHGIPGAMLTVIASTALDDAVLGKRLSDPAEILSYINEKVTEVLNQRLAENNIRDGMEVALLAIHKDKIKFSGAGRPLYLKNDTLEIIKTDKRGIAGSTKNDYYQFNSIEIERTEGKTLYLTTDGFADQMNEDGKKFSTRRFVALLESISDKPIPEQHELLETEFNNHRDNREQIDDITIIGVRI; this is encoded by the coding sequence ATGAGAAAATTGATAATACTATCCGTAATGTTTTGTGCAGTAGTAAATATTAGCTTAGCCCAGTTGCGTGGTCAGGCAAGAATTGACTCCCTTATTATGGTACTACCCAAAATGAAGGAGGATACTAATGCAGTGAATTTATTGGCTGATTTATCATTTTTATACAATTCAATTAATCCTGATGAAGGCATTAAATATGGCGAGCTAGGACTAAAACTTGCTGAAAAACTAAAATGGAAATTTGGTAAAGCTAACTGTTACAACTCTATTGGGCTAAATTATGCCGAGCTCAACGATTACCACAAAGCGTTGGATTTTTACCACAAAGCACTGGAATTGAATGAGGAGATTGATTATTTACAACAAGCTGCTGGAAATTTAAACAATATTGGAATAGTTTACAGATACTTATCGGATTACTTAAAAGCGCTCGAATATTATCAAAAAGCTCTTAAAATTTATGAAGTGCTGGGTAGTAAATCAGGTGTAGCTAGTAATCTTGGTAATATTGGTAATATTTACTCCGGTCAATCGGATTACCCTAAAGCATTAGAATTTCATTATAAAGCTCTTAAAATTAATGAGGAATTAGGTAGAAAAACTAATATTGCTAATAATCTTGGCAATATTGGAACTGTTTACTCCATTCAAGCGAACTACCCTAAAGCATTAGAATATATTTATAAAGCTCTTAAAATTAATGAGGAATTAGGTAGAAAAACTAATATTTCAAATAATCTTTCTAATATTGGTAAGATTTATTTACGTCAATCTGATTTCCCCAAAGCACTTGATTATTATCATAAATCGCTTAAAATTGATGAAGAATTAGGAAGTAAATCCCGCATAGCTTCAAACCTTTTGAGAATTGGTATGACTTATTTCTATCAATCTGATTACCCCCAAGCACTTGAATATTGTCATAAAGCACTAAAAATTAATGAGGAATTAGGTGTGAAAATTAATATGGCACGTGATTTCGGAAATATTGGTATGATTTATGCATCTCAATTGCACTACTCAAAAGCATTAGACTTTTATCATAATGCTCTTAAAATTCATGAGGAGCTGGGAGATAAAGTGAGCATAGCTTTTAATCTTGGAAATATTGGGGTTTTATATTACAGTTTATCTCAAGATACGGTTTTATCAAAAATAAGTGAAGGTACCAATCTTTTAAGTCTCAATAGAGAACTAAATCTCAATAAATCGATTGAATACTCTCTTAAATCTATTGATTTACTCAAAGAAATTGGCGAATCTGACAATCAATCAAAAACTTTAAAAAGATTATCTGATGCTTACACAGATAAAGGCGATTACAAAAAAGCATTCGAAGCATACAAAGACTATAAAGAGCTGCGAGATTCAATTTTTTCTATAGATAAGCAAAAAGAATTGGCAAATTTAGAATCCAAAAGAGAGTTAGAAATAAAGCAGAAAGAAAATCTATTGTTGATTAAAGATAACCAATTGTTCAATGCAGAATTAATTCAAAAGAATCAAAAAATTAATTTAGCTGAAAAAGAAAAAGAACTCCAGCATCTTGCATTTTTGAAAGAACAAGCCGAGAGGCAAGAGAAAGAGCAACTCTTGACATTGACTGAGACTCAAATTCAACTTCAGTCAACTCAAATCGAGTCTTTGGATAAAGAAAAAGAGATACAAAATGCAGAGCTAAAAGCAAAAAATTTACAACGAAACTTTTTTATTGCAGGCGTAATTGTTTTTATAATTTTATTCTTGTTTGCATTTATTCGTTTCCGTGAAAAGAAAAAGCTGAGCGATGAGCTTGCACTTCAAAACGCTGAAATTGAAAAACAAAAGACTATTGTTGAATCTCAAAAAGCAATTGTCGAGGAGCAAAAGTTCATACTTCAAGAAAAAAATGACCATATTTATTCTTCTGTCCAATACGCCGCTACAATTCAACAGGCGATTTTACCATGGGACAGTATAATTAATGCTGCTTTCTCAGATATTTTAATTTTCTACAAACCGAAAGATATTGTTTCCGGTGATTCATATTGGTTCAAAGAAGTGGACGGAGTCAAGTTCCTTGCGGTCATAGATTGCACAGGGCACGGCATTCCCGGAGCAATGCTGACTGTAATTGCATCTACAGCTCTGGATGATGCGGTTCTTGGCAAAAGATTAAGCGACCCGGCAGAAATTCTTTCCTATATAAATGAAAAAGTAACAGAAGTATTAAATCAAAGATTAGCTGAAAACAATATCCGTGACGGAATGGAAGTCGCACTACTCGCCATTCATAAAGATAAGATTAAGTTTTCAGGTGCCGGGCGACCGCTCTACCTCAAAAATGACACACTCGAAATCATCAAAACCGACAAACGTGGCATTGCAGGCAGTACAAAAAATGATTATTACCAATTCAACTC